The genomic window AGATATTTTGTAGACAAAATCGCTAAAAAACTTTTTGTATTCCAAGACAATAGCCATATAATGGAAAGTTTCCAACCATATAGTGAATATTTAGAAATAGAAAAAGAGTTAAAAGAGTTAGATAATCTTGAAAATGAAATAGCAAAAGAAGCTACAATTGAAAAAGTTGCACCAACTGTTAAAAAACAGACAAAACTATCATATAAAGACCAAAGAGAATATGAGATGTTGCCAAAAGAGCTAGAAGATTTGGAGTTAAAACTTGAAGAGATAAATGCTTGCTTAATGGATCCAAAATGTTATGAACAAAAAGGAATTGTCGCTATGTCAAAAGAACTAGATGAGACAAAAGAGATTTATGAGCAAAAAGTTGAAAGATTTTTGGAACTAGAAGAATTAATAGAAAGCTTTAATTCTTAAAAAGATATAATTTGGTAAACAAATAGTAAATATAGGGGTTTGTATGACTTTAAAAGAACAATTAAAAGAAGATTTAAAAACTGCAATGAGAGATAAAGATGTAGTAAAAAGAGACTCAATTAGAGCTATTAATACTATGATTAAACAAATTGAAGTTGATGAAAGAAAAGATTTAAATGACGAAGATGTTATTAAATTAATTCAAAAAGGTATCAAACAAAGAGAAGAGTCTATTACTCAATATAAAGCTGCTTCAAGAGAAGACTTAGTTGCACAAGAACAAGAACAAGTTGATGTATTTATGCTTTACCTTCCAACACAAGCAAGTGATGAAGAACTTGAAACTGGAATGAAAGAAATTATTTCACAAGTATCAGCTACTTCTATGAAAGACATAGGGAAAGTTATGGGACTTGCTACTAAAAAATTTGCAGGTGTTGCAGATGGAAAAAGAATCAATGAAATGGTAAAAAAACTTTTAGGATAATTTGAAAAAATCACATTTAGGAAAAATTGCATGAATAAAGAGTTTGAAAATATTTTAAGTTTATTAACTGAAGATGAAAAAAATGAAGTTAATTTAAATCAAATTGATTCACCTGAAAAACTAATCCCTCTTTTATTAAAAAGAGTTAACCCAAATAATGTTCAACACTTAGCTTTATTAATAAAACAATCTGTTTTACCGTCTATTTGTGCAGAAACTGATGATGAGATTGATCAACTTTTTTCAAAAATTGAAAAAGAACCTAATCTTTTATTCATTGAAAAAATTCAAGATAAAATTGAAGATTTCATAAACAAAAGATTTGAAAGAGACAAAAGAGTTGTAATTGAGCGAACTTCTGATATTTCTAAACTTGTATTATTAATGGAAGAATATTTAAATGAAGCTATTTCAAGTAATGGTTCAAGCTCAAAAAATGTTATTA from Arcobacter venerupis includes these protein-coding regions:
- a CDS encoding GatB/YqeY domain-containing protein — protein: MTLKEQLKEDLKTAMRDKDVVKRDSIRAINTMIKQIEVDERKDLNDEDVIKLIQKGIKQREESITQYKAASREDLVAQEQEQVDVFMLYLPTQASDEELETGMKEIISQVSATSMKDIGKVMGLATKKFAGVADGKRINEMVKKLLG